A region from the Solibacillus sp. FSL H8-0523 genome encodes:
- a CDS encoding helix-turn-helix domain-containing protein: protein MFFLTELGARLKEARLAKGYSLEDLQEITKIQKRYLIGIEEGNYSIMPGSFYVRAFIKQYAEAVGLDAEQIITDYRSDIPMVQKEEVAQSFTKSPSRRKMTAASNSKMMEAMPKLIVALFAIVILIVITTLYMQKAKSVPDVVEENNKPIEYEQNPNSTQPKPVVTEEDDAEEDEEPVEPVPTEPEVVQVISPGVAEGENTTYEVTGTETLNVRVELSGLTWVGIRNEQRQEQVEAKSYNAGDIVEHDSTENGYARIRLGNSKVAKVYVNDVEVPYTQDRTTQNIILKLVKEEQQGE from the coding sequence GTGTTTTTTTTGACAGAACTAGGAGCTCGCTTAAAAGAAGCGAGATTAGCGAAGGGATACAGCTTAGAAGATTTACAAGAGATTACAAAAATTCAAAAACGCTATTTAATCGGAATTGAAGAAGGAAACTATTCGATTATGCCAGGTTCTTTTTACGTGCGTGCATTTATTAAACAGTATGCAGAAGCGGTAGGATTAGATGCGGAACAAATTATAACGGATTATCGTAGTGATATTCCAATGGTACAAAAAGAAGAGGTAGCACAATCATTTACAAAGAGCCCAAGTCGCCGTAAAATGACGGCTGCATCGAATAGCAAAATGATGGAGGCTATGCCAAAGTTAATCGTTGCATTATTTGCGATTGTTATTTTAATCGTGATTACGACACTCTATATGCAAAAAGCAAAAAGTGTACCAGATGTCGTAGAAGAAAATAACAAACCGATTGAGTATGAGCAAAATCCAAATTCAACACAACCGAAGCCTGTCGTAACAGAAGAAGATGATGCGGAGGAAGACGAAGAACCAGTAGAGCCTGTACCAACAGAGCCAGAAGTTGTTCAAGTCATTAGCCCAGGTGTTGCAGAAGGCGAAAATACAACTTATGAAGTAACAGGTACAGAAACACTAAATGTACGTGTAGAATTGTCTGGTTTAACATGGGTAGGTATTCGTAATGAACAGCGCCAAGAGCAAGTAGAAGCGAAGTCTTACAACGCTGGTGATATTGTAGAGCACGATTCTACTGAAAATGGTTACGCACGAATCCGTTTAGGAAATTCAAAAGTGGCTAAAGTATATGTAAATGATGTAGAAGTACCATACACACAAGATCGTACAACACAAAACATTATTTTAAAATTAGTTAAAGAAGAACAACAAGGAGAGTAG
- a CDS encoding DUF3388 domain-containing protein, which yields MGEWYFEYEIQVNRPGLLGDIASLLGMLRVNIVSINGVDEEHRGMLLSTDNEETIQRFISIVSTMENINVTRFREPKLRDRLAVRHGHYIPRDADEKNTFRFVRDELGILVDFMAELFKKEGHKLIGIRGMPRVGKTESIVAASVCANKRWLFISSTMIKQTVRSSLMGDEFSGNNIFILDGAVTRRSNDERHQQLVREIMGMPTIKVIEHPDLFVQHSSYKLEDFDYIIELRNHPDEEITYEIIQKNDMFSNTNDFGGFGGFNF from the coding sequence ATGGGCGAATGGTATTTCGAATATGAAATTCAAGTGAATCGACCAGGCTTATTAGGAGATATTGCATCGTTACTAGGGATGTTGCGTGTCAATATCGTTTCAATCAATGGTGTCGATGAAGAACATCGTGGTATGCTATTATCGACCGACAATGAAGAGACGATTCAGCGTTTTATTTCAATTGTTTCGACAATGGAAAACATTAACGTAACCAGATTTCGCGAGCCGAAGCTACGTGATCGTTTAGCAGTTCGCCATGGCCATTATATTCCACGTGATGCGGATGAGAAAAATACATTTCGCTTTGTCCGAGACGAACTCGGGATATTAGTTGATTTTATGGCTGAATTATTTAAGAAAGAAGGTCATAAATTAATAGGAATACGTGGAATGCCCCGTGTAGGAAAAACCGAATCCATTGTAGCGGCAAGTGTATGTGCAAATAAACGCTGGCTATTTATTTCATCTACAATGATTAAACAAACTGTTCGTAGCTCGCTAATGGGTGATGAATTTAGTGGAAACAATATTTTTATTTTAGATGGTGCGGTAACACGCCGTTCCAATGATGAGCGTCATCAGCAATTAGTACGCGAAATTATGGGGATGCCAACGATTAAAGTAATCGAACATCCAGATCTTTTTGTACAGCATTCATCCTATAAATTAGAGGATTTTGATTATATTATTGAGTTGCGTAACCATCCCGATGAAGAAATTACATATGAGATCATTCAAAAAAACGATATGTTTTCAAATACGAATGATTTTGGTGGCTTCGGAGGATTTAATTTTTAG
- a CDS encoding competence/damage-inducible protein A → MNAEIIAVGSELLLGQITNTNAKFISGQLSELGINVYYHTVVGDNQARLVEAIKIAEQRADLIIFSGGLGPTKDDLTKETIAKHLGRELVMEDVALHAIEQFFNKRNRVMTENNRKQALVLDGCDVLTNHHGMAPGMLLKEANRFYMLLPGPPKELEPMFQFEAKPKLAALLHDGGVIVSHVLRFYGIGEAELEVRVQHILDEQTNPTVAPLAADGEVTLRITAKAATEQEAYILIEEKKREILAIVGEYHYGVNDDSLASKLVDMLLENKLTIAAAESLTAGLFQSELAEISGVSSVLVGGVVTYTEQAKTEQLGISAHVIDQYGVVSSECAAEMASKVREKFGTDIGVGLTGVAGPGSHDGQPAGTVWVGISIGDNLPLTYRLQLSGARNTNRLRAVKFTFSYLMRELSKLGYKKL, encoded by the coding sequence ATGAATGCAGAAATTATCGCAGTAGGTTCAGAGTTACTATTAGGACAAATCACGAACACCAATGCCAAGTTTATTTCAGGACAATTATCAGAGCTCGGCATTAATGTGTATTACCATACGGTGGTAGGAGATAATCAGGCGCGTTTAGTAGAGGCGATAAAAATTGCAGAACAGCGCGCGGATTTGATTATTTTTTCAGGTGGCTTAGGACCGACAAAGGATGATTTAACAAAAGAAACGATCGCGAAGCATTTAGGGCGTGAGCTTGTTATGGAGGATGTAGCGCTTCATGCGATTGAACAGTTTTTTAATAAGCGAAACCGTGTAATGACGGAGAATAACCGTAAGCAGGCACTTGTATTAGATGGCTGTGACGTGTTAACGAATCATCACGGGATGGCACCGGGGATGTTGTTAAAAGAAGCAAATCGTTTTTATATGCTACTGCCAGGCCCGCCAAAAGAGCTTGAACCAATGTTCCAATTTGAAGCAAAGCCAAAACTTGCAGCGCTCTTGCATGATGGTGGCGTCATTGTGTCACATGTTCTGCGTTTTTATGGAATTGGTGAGGCGGAGCTAGAAGTACGTGTACAGCATATTTTAGATGAGCAAACGAATCCAACTGTAGCCCCACTCGCAGCGGATGGTGAGGTAACGCTACGAATTACCGCAAAAGCGGCTACGGAGCAAGAGGCCTACATTTTAATCGAAGAGAAAAAACGTGAAATTCTAGCGATTGTTGGTGAATATCACTACGGGGTGAACGACGATTCGCTTGCCTCGAAGCTTGTCGATATGTTGCTTGAAAATAAGTTGACGATTGCGGCTGCTGAAAGTTTAACAGCTGGGCTATTTCAATCGGAGCTTGCTGAAATCTCAGGTGTATCTTCAGTTTTAGTAGGTGGTGTTGTCACATACACGGAGCAGGCGAAGACCGAGCAGTTAGGAATCTCTGCGCATGTAATCGACCAATACGGTGTTGTTAGTAGTGAATGTGCAGCAGAGATGGCTTCGAAGGTGCGCGAAAAGTTTGGGACAGATATCGGGGTAGGATTAACGGGTGTTGCCGGCCCGGGAAGTCATGACGGCCAGCCTGCAGGAACAGTATGGGTTGGTATTAGCATTGGTGACAATCTGCCGTTAACGTACCGCTTACAATTATCAGGGGCACGTAATACGAATCGTTTACGCGCGGTAAAGTTTACATTTAGTTATTTAATGCGTGAGCTTTCGAAATTAGGGTATAAAAAATTGTAG
- a CDS encoding CpsD/CapB family tyrosine-protein kinase gives MFKRKKNNNSTQTTLARKLITVRNPKSVISEQFKTIRTNINFSMPDQDIKTIIVTSSTPGEGKSTVSSNSAVVFAQSGKKVLIIDADMRKPTAHHTFGIRNASGLSTLLTRQHSIEEVVHKSEVEGLHVITSGPIPPNPAELLGSKMMDQLIEQLTAMYDLVIFDAPPILSVTDAQILSNKCEGTILVVNSGKAEKDGVLKAKEALVSSQANILGVILNNFVLEKDHYYYQYYGNAE, from the coding sequence ATGTTTAAACGCAAAAAGAACAACAATTCAACGCAGACAACATTAGCACGTAAACTGATTACTGTACGTAATCCGAAATCAGTCATATCTGAACAGTTCAAAACGATTCGTACAAATATTAATTTCTCTATGCCCGATCAGGACATTAAAACGATTATTGTGACGTCTTCAACACCAGGGGAAGGAAAGTCAACGGTGTCTTCAAATAGCGCGGTTGTTTTCGCCCAATCTGGTAAAAAGGTGTTGATCATAGATGCTGATATGCGTAAGCCAACAGCGCACCATACATTTGGCATTCGTAATGCTTCAGGCTTATCGACATTATTAACACGTCAGCATTCAATTGAAGAAGTCGTACATAAATCAGAGGTAGAAGGCTTACACGTGATTACAAGTGGACCGATTCCACCGAACCCAGCCGAGTTACTAGGCTCAAAGATGATGGATCAGCTTATTGAACAGTTAACAGCAATGTATGATTTAGTCATTTTTGATGCACCACCAATCTTATCGGTAACCGATGCACAAATTTTGTCGAACAAGTGTGAGGGCACAATATTAGTTGTCAACTCAGGCAAGGCTGAAAAAGATGGTGTGTTAAAGGCAAAGGAAGCGTTAGTAAGCTCTCAGGCTAACATCTTAGGGGTTATCCTAAATAACTTTGTATTAGAAAAAGATCATTACTATTACCAGTATTACGGAAACGCAGAATAA
- the recA gene encoding recombinase RecA, which produces MSDRKAALDMALKQIEKQFGKGSVMKLGENSDRKIDTTSSGSIALDAALGVGGYPRGRIVEVYGPESSGKTTVTLHAIAEIQRNGGTAAFIDAEHALDPVYAQKLGVNIDELLLAQPDTGEQALEIAEALVRSGAIDIIVIDSVAALVPKAEIEGEMGDSHMGLQARLMSQALRKLSGVINKSNTLAIFINQIREKIGVMFGNPETTTGGRALKFYSSIRLEVRRGEAIKQGTEIVGNKTKIKVVKNKVAPPFRTAEVDIMYGQGISKEGEIVDIGAELEIIQKSGSWYSYNNERIGQGRENVKAYLKENPAVREEIAEKIRQNFGIGGDIGYTIGAHDAAEEEDGELELDLLVDKDKK; this is translated from the coding sequence TTGAGCGATCGTAAAGCAGCATTAGACATGGCGTTAAAACAAATTGAAAAACAATTCGGTAAAGGTTCTGTCATGAAGTTGGGTGAAAATTCAGACCGCAAAATCGATACAACATCATCAGGGTCAATCGCACTTGATGCAGCATTAGGTGTGGGCGGTTATCCACGTGGACGTATTGTAGAAGTCTATGGTCCAGAGTCTTCTGGTAAAACAACAGTTACATTACATGCCATTGCAGAAATTCAAAGAAATGGTGGTACAGCAGCGTTTATCGATGCTGAGCACGCATTAGACCCAGTATACGCGCAAAAACTAGGCGTTAATATTGACGAACTATTATTAGCACAGCCAGATACGGGTGAACAAGCGCTTGAAATCGCGGAAGCATTAGTACGTTCAGGTGCGATTGATATTATCGTTATTGACTCAGTAGCAGCGTTAGTACCAAAAGCAGAGATTGAAGGCGAAATGGGTGACTCACATATGGGTCTTCAAGCGCGTTTAATGTCTCAAGCATTACGTAAATTATCAGGTGTTATTAACAAATCAAATACACTTGCGATCTTCATCAACCAAATCCGTGAAAAAATCGGTGTTATGTTCGGTAATCCTGAAACAACGACTGGTGGTCGTGCGTTAAAATTCTATTCATCGATTCGTTTAGAAGTACGTCGCGGTGAAGCGATTAAGCAAGGCACAGAAATTGTTGGTAACAAAACAAAAATTAAAGTTGTAAAAAATAAAGTAGCACCACCATTCCGTACAGCAGAAGTTGATATTATGTATGGCCAGGGGATTTCTAAAGAAGGGGAAATCGTTGATATTGGTGCTGAATTAGAAATTATTCAAAAGAGTGGTTCTTGGTATTCGTATAACAACGAACGAATCGGTCAGGGTCGTGAGAATGTTAAAGCTTACTTAAAAGAAAACCCAGCAGTTCGTGAAGAAATTGCTGAAAAAATCCGACAAAACTTTGGTATCGGTGGCGACATTGGCTATACAATCGGTGCACATGATGCAGCTGAAGAAGAAGACGGCGAATTAGAATTAGATTTATTAGTAGATAAAGATAAAAAGTAA
- a CDS encoding CpsB/CapC family capsule biosynthesis tyrosine phosphatase has translation MIDIHSHILYGVDDGPKDAEEAISMLEQAVNEGISQIISTSHSFHPQYNVSSSVVTQQVAHLQEQLNTRNIPLQIHCGQEVRLVENIVALLEQGEILTLANSDYLLLELPSSTVPNYTKRVINQLQEQGITPIIAHPERNKAIAEKPSRLEALLREGAVAQITAGSLAGHFGSSIQKLSLDLVKANLVHTYGSDAHNLTTRPFLFDEGLNVLEKKKQLNAVDVLLENNARIIENKQMIMLEPEQITKKWWQLF, from the coding sequence ATGATTGATATTCATAGTCATATTTTATATGGAGTTGATGATGGTCCCAAAGATGCTGAGGAAGCAATAAGCATGCTTGAACAGGCAGTAAATGAGGGGATTTCACAAATCATTTCAACATCGCATAGCTTTCATCCTCAGTATAATGTTTCATCTTCAGTAGTCACTCAGCAAGTAGCGCATCTGCAAGAGCAGTTGAATACACGAAATATTCCACTTCAAATTCACTGTGGGCAAGAGGTACGATTAGTCGAAAATATCGTGGCACTACTTGAGCAAGGTGAAATTTTAACATTAGCCAATTCCGATTACTTATTACTCGAGCTCCCTTCGAGCACGGTGCCCAATTACACAAAGCGTGTCATAAATCAGCTACAAGAGCAGGGCATTACACCGATTATTGCCCATCCTGAGCGCAATAAAGCGATTGCCGAAAAGCCAAGTCGCTTAGAGGCACTATTACGGGAAGGGGCCGTTGCGCAAATAACGGCTGGTAGTTTGGCTGGCCATTTTGGCAGCTCGATTCAAAAGCTTTCACTGGATTTAGTGAAGGCCAATTTAGTCCATACATATGGGTCAGATGCACACAATCTGACGACAAGGCCTTTTCTTTTTGATGAAGGGCTCAACGTTTTAGAAAAGAAAAAACAGTTAAATGCAGTAGATGTTTTGTTAGAAAATAACGCGCGAATAATTGAAAACAAGCAAATGATAATGCTAGAACCAGAGCAAATTACAAAAAAATGGTGGCAGTTGTTTTGA
- the pgsA gene encoding CDP-diacylglycerol--glycerol-3-phosphate 3-phosphatidyltransferase, with the protein MNIPNKITVSRILLIPVFVIVMMFDFGWGNMTLFGAEMQVNYFVGALIFIIASATDWVDGFYARKYNLVTNLGKFLDPLADKLLVSAAFILLVEIGLAPAWIVIVIISREFAVTGLRLILAGQGEVVAANQLGKIKTWAQIVAISALILHNTIFTLIGIPFDVIMLYVALFFTLWSGWDYFYINRRVLLESK; encoded by the coding sequence ATGAATATTCCAAATAAGATTACAGTGTCACGAATTTTACTGATCCCGGTGTTTGTCATTGTAATGATGTTTGATTTTGGTTGGGGAAATATGACGCTATTTGGCGCCGAAATGCAAGTGAACTATTTTGTTGGGGCACTTATTTTTATTATCGCTTCTGCTACAGATTGGGTGGACGGCTTTTACGCACGTAAATACAATTTAGTAACGAATTTAGGGAAGTTTTTAGACCCACTTGCAGATAAGTTACTTGTATCAGCAGCTTTTATTTTGTTAGTAGAAATCGGTCTAGCACCGGCATGGATTGTCATTGTCATTATTTCTCGTGAGTTTGCAGTAACCGGCTTACGTTTAATTTTAGCTGGTCAAGGTGAAGTCGTTGCAGCGAATCAATTAGGTAAAATTAAAACATGGGCACAAATTGTGGCAATTTCAGCATTAATTTTACACAATACGATTTTTACATTAATCGGTATTCCGTTTGATGTCATTATGCTATATGTGGCATTATTCTTTACGTTATGGTCTGGATGGGATTATTTCTATATCAACCGTCGTGTGTTATTAGAGTCAAAATAA
- a CDS encoding S-layer homology domain-containing protein: protein MKKTTKKAFNVAIASVMAAGAVVAVAPQASAAKSFSDVPATNDHYADITKLVEAGHINGFEDGTYRPNVSVTRGQAAKIIANVLGLDTTNVKDVNFKDLQKSNIYYGPIAALAEAGIINGFEDNTYRPNGTLTRGQMAKIIALAFELKAGETVNPFTDSANSIYADSIVALFANEVTKGKTATSFAPNDAVTRGQLASFVIRANDVYTANKNIVETKATIKGIENGKVLVAGEELEVASNLTGFFAAKNAAALKDAELTLVVEYTTAEVASVTPVAALVTGKIIGVKSAKFVAEGTTFDADGVEVPLVETAKGMTLQNLIAEELVIAGNVVLANVAAETVTITGDAKITIDKDTTITKLVIPAGKKIEDVIANYAEVKEQLANVKVENAPAATTPPAAGGGGGGATGGGAGGAGDGTTTTLDVANLVTFLTGEINSGLTGLNKNYLTIGKIEGQNIPLTITNGDYEISEVKKDLATQKELKFTSLVVDYAKQYGDAGRLFDEIESITINANGHPATYTIAEFIDKDTNDVEEGDVKDGAKEFITEALKGTSITKIGDFKTKNTPITLTVTPKSSTGKSAVTYTVIYK, encoded by the coding sequence ATGAAAAAAACAACGAAAAAAGCTTTTAACGTTGCAATTGCTTCGGTAATGGCAGCAGGTGCAGTAGTTGCAGTAGCACCACAAGCATCAGCAGCAAAATCATTCTCAGACGTACCAGCTACAAACGATCACTATGCAGACATCACGAAATTGGTGGAAGCAGGACATATCAATGGTTTTGAAGATGGTACATACCGTCCGAACGTATCAGTAACTCGTGGTCAAGCTGCGAAAATTATCGCAAACGTTTTAGGCCTTGATACGACAAACGTAAAAGATGTGAACTTCAAAGACTTACAAAAGTCTAACATTTACTATGGTCCAATCGCTGCATTAGCAGAAGCTGGCATCATTAATGGTTTCGAGGACAATACATACCGTCCAAACGGTACATTAACTCGTGGTCAAATGGCAAAAATTATTGCACTTGCATTTGAATTAAAAGCTGGTGAAACGGTTAACCCATTCACAGATTCAGCGAACAGCATTTATGCTGATTCAATCGTTGCATTATTTGCAAACGAAGTAACAAAAGGTAAAACAGCTACTAGCTTCGCACCAAACGATGCAGTAACTCGTGGCCAATTAGCTTCATTTGTTATCCGTGCGAACGACGTATACACAGCTAACAAAAATATTGTAGAAACAAAAGCGACAATCAAAGGCATCGAAAACGGTAAAGTACTAGTTGCTGGTGAAGAATTAGAAGTTGCTTCTAACTTAACTGGTTTCTTCGCTGCTAAAAACGCAGCTGCATTAAAAGATGCTGAATTAACATTAGTTGTAGAATATACAACTGCAGAAGTTGCTTCTGTAACTCCAGTAGCAGCATTAGTTACTGGTAAAATTATCGGTGTTAAATCTGCGAAATTTGTTGCTGAAGGCACAACATTCGATGCAGACGGCGTAGAAGTACCATTAGTAGAAACAGCTAAAGGTATGACGTTACAAAACTTAATCGCTGAAGAATTAGTAATCGCTGGTAATGTAGTATTAGCAAACGTTGCAGCTGAAACTGTAACAATTACTGGTGATGCAAAAATCACTATTGATAAAGATACTACAATTACAAAATTAGTAATTCCAGCTGGCAAGAAAATCGAAGACGTAATTGCTAACTATGCGGAAGTAAAAGAGCAATTAGCAAACGTTAAGGTTGAAAATGCACCTGCAGCTACAACACCTCCTGCAGCAGGCGGTGGCGGTGGCGGTGCTACAGGCGGCGGCGCTGGTGGTGCTGGCGATGGAACTACAACAACTCTTGATGTTGCAAATTTAGTTACCTTCTTAACAGGGGAAATTAACTCTGGATTAACTGGGTTAAATAAAAACTATTTAACAATTGGAAAAATTGAAGGTCAAAATATTCCATTAACTATTACAAACGGAGACTATGAAATCTCTGAAGTGAAAAAAGATTTAGCAACACAAAAAGAGCTAAAATTCACATCTTTAGTTGTAGACTATGCTAAACAATATGGTGATGCTGGTAGATTATTTGACGAAATCGAGTCAATAACGATTAATGCTAATGGCCATCCAGCAACTTATACAATTGCAGAATTTATTGATAAAGATACTAATGACGTTGAAGAAGGCGATGTGAAAGACGGAGCGAAAGAATTTATTACTGAAGCTCTAAAAGGTACAAGCATCACTAAAATTGGTGATTTCAAAACTAAGAACACTCCAATTACTTTAACTGTAACTCCAAAATCAAGTACAGGTAAATCTGCTGTAACTTATACGGTAATTTATAAATAA
- a CDS encoding Wzz/FepE/Etk N-terminal domain-containing protein codes for MEETISLQEIFKTLKKRMPLILLCTFGAALIAAIISFFLMTPIYQASTQVLVNQKKDTVAQQQVTTADIQSNLQLINTYNEIITSPAILTVVSENLDMGLSAAQLKSKISVSNSNNSQVLNISVQDETYNIAVDIANEVVEVFKEKIPSLMNVDNVNVLSPAEPMENASPIKPSKLLNMAIGLVLGLMVGVGLAFLLEFLDTTVKTEDDVEQLLNLPIIGLVSPISDSEFAETISSQRRSPREAVRKAEV; via the coding sequence TTGGAAGAAACAATTAGCCTACAAGAGATATTTAAAACATTAAAAAAGCGTATGCCACTCATTTTACTATGTACTTTTGGGGCAGCCTTAATCGCTGCAATCATCAGCTTTTTCTTAATGACACCGATTTATCAGGCGTCGACACAGGTGTTAGTGAATCAGAAAAAAGATACAGTTGCACAGCAGCAAGTAACAACAGCAGACATTCAGTCGAATCTGCAATTAATTAATACATATAACGAAATCATTACAAGCCCTGCTATTTTAACAGTTGTATCTGAAAATTTAGATATGGGTTTAAGTGCAGCACAATTAAAAAGTAAAATTTCCGTTTCAAATTCAAACAACTCGCAAGTGTTAAATATTAGTGTACAAGACGAAACGTACAATATTGCAGTAGACATTGCCAATGAAGTGGTAGAGGTATTCAAAGAAAAAATACCTTCATTAATGAATGTAGATAACGTTAACGTCTTATCACCAGCAGAACCTATGGAAAATGCAAGCCCAATTAAACCGAGCAAACTGTTAAATATGGCAATTGGTTTAGTGCTTGGTTTAATGGTTGGGGTCGGCTTAGCGTTCTTACTAGAGTTTTTAGATACGACGGTTAAAACAGAAGATGACGTAGAGCAATTATTAAACTTACCAATTATCGGATTAGTAAGCCCGATTAGCGATAGTGAATTTGCAGAAACGATTAGTTCGCAGCGACGAAGCCCTCGTGAAGCTGTTAGAAAGGCTGAGGTATAA
- the rny gene encoding ribonuclease Y, whose protein sequence is MDMIIPALLGFAVGVAVIYFYMKNVNESKVTGAKHVAAQIVDEAKREADALKKEALLEAKDETHKFRTEAENDIRERRNELQKQENRLLQREENLDRKDDALNKRETGLERKEEALANRQQQIEQMESKVEQLVASQKTELERIAALTREEAKEIILKEVENELTTDIAVMTKESETRAKEESDKKAREILSLALQRFAADHVAETTVSVVNLPNDEMKGRIIGREGRNIRTLETLTGIDLIIDDTPEAVILSGFDPIRRETARLALEKLVQDGRIHPARIEEMVEKSRREVDEQIRETGEQTTFEVGVHNLHPDLMKILGRMKYRTSYGQNVLKHSVEVAHLAGLLAAELGEDVTLARRAGLLHDIGKAIDHEVEGSHVEIGVELATKYKEHPVVINSIASHHGDTEATSVIAVLVAAADALSAARPGARSETLENYIRRLEKLEEISESYDGVEKSFAIQAGREVRIIVQPEKIDDLASHRLARDIRKRIEEELDYPGHIKVTVIRETRSVEYAK, encoded by the coding sequence ATGGATATGATTATCCCTGCTTTGCTAGGATTCGCTGTCGGTGTCGCTGTTATCTATTTCTACATGAAAAACGTGAATGAATCAAAAGTGACTGGTGCAAAGCATGTTGCTGCGCAAATCGTGGATGAAGCGAAACGTGAAGCAGATGCATTGAAAAAAGAAGCGCTACTTGAAGCAAAAGATGAAACTCACAAATTTCGAACTGAAGCGGAAAACGACATTCGTGAACGCCGTAATGAGCTTCAGAAACAAGAAAATCGTTTATTGCAAAGAGAAGAAAATCTGGACCGCAAAGATGATGCTCTGAACAAGAGAGAGACAGGTCTAGAGCGTAAGGAAGAGGCTCTAGCAAACAGACAACAGCAGATTGAACAGATGGAAAGCAAAGTAGAACAATTAGTCGCAAGTCAAAAAACAGAGCTTGAGCGTATTGCTGCTCTTACTCGTGAAGAAGCGAAAGAGATTATTCTGAAGGAAGTTGAAAATGAACTAACTACAGATATCGCTGTCATGACGAAGGAATCAGAAACACGCGCGAAAGAAGAGTCAGACAAAAAGGCACGCGAGATTTTATCGCTTGCATTACAACGCTTTGCAGCAGACCATGTTGCTGAAACAACAGTGTCCGTTGTAAACCTACCAAATGATGAGATGAAAGGTCGCATCATCGGTCGTGAAGGTCGTAACATCCGTACACTTGAAACACTTACGGGAATTGACTTAATTATCGATGATACGCCGGAAGCCGTTATTTTATCTGGTTTCGATCCAATTCGTCGTGAAACTGCACGTCTTGCACTTGAAAAATTAGTACAAGATGGCCGTATCCACCCAGCACGAATTGAAGAAATGGTTGAAAAATCTCGCCGTGAAGTGGATGAACAAATTCGCGAAACAGGTGAGCAAACAACATTTGAAGTAGGCGTTCATAACCTACACCCTGATTTAATGAAAATTTTAGGTCGCATGAAGTACCGTACAAGTTATGGTCAAAACGTATTGAAGCACTCAGTGGAAGTTGCTCATTTAGCTGGTTTACTTGCAGCTGAATTAGGAGAAGATGTCACGTTAGCGCGTCGTGCAGGCTTACTGCATGATATCGGTAAAGCGATTGACCACGAAGTAGAAGGTAGCCACGTTGAAATTGGTGTGGAATTAGCGACGAAGTATAAAGAACATCCAGTTGTTATTAACTCGATTGCGTCTCACCATGGTGATACAGAAGCAACTTCTGTCATTGCAGTACTTGTTGCAGCAGCCGATGCTCTATCAGCCGCTCGCCCGGGTGCACGTAGTGAAACACTTGAAAACTACATTCGTCGCCTTGAAAAGCTGGAAGAAATTTCAGAAAGCTATGATGGTGTTGAAAAATCATTTGCGATTCAAGCGGGTCGTGAAGTACGTATTATCGTACAGCCAGAAAAGATTGATGATCTTGCATCACATCGCCTAGCTCGTGATATTCGTAAGCGTATCGAAGAAGAGTTAGATTACCCTGGTCACATTAAAGTAACGGTTATCCGTGAAACACGCTCAGTCGAATACGCGAAATAA